The following is a genomic window from Acidobacteriota bacterium.
GATGCCGAGGCGCTCGCCCGCACGCTCGCGGCCGGCATTCCCATCGTGCGGTTCAGTGACGTGCCGTTCGATTGGCCCGAACTGCGCGGTCTGGTGCGGCAGATGTCAGACCTGTTGAGACGATTCGATCTGATTGAACCGTCCGAACACGACGCCTTGCAGGCGCGCGTGCGAGCTGGGCACCCGACTCCTGACGAAGTGGCGGACTGGTACAACCTCAGGGCTACCCAGGGGAATGTCGACAGCGACAACTCAGGCGCAAGCAGCACACAGGCCCAGGTGTTGTCGCTCGCAAGCCGGCCGTTTCTGGGCCGCGCCGTGGAGATGATCCAGCGGCGCGTCGACTTGTCGGCGTGGGCGCGCGCCTACTGCCCGTTCTGCGGCGGCGATCCTGAGCTTGGCGTGATCGGCGCCGCCGACCAGCGTCGCCTCGTCTGCGGGCGCTGCGCCGGGCAGTGGCCGTTTGAAGACGGCGTGTGTCCATACTGCGACAGCCGTGATCGGGGACGAATCACGTCGTTCGAATTCGCCTGCTGGCCCGACGCGGCCCGCGACGGCGTCTACCGTCTGACCGGCTGCGACGTGTGCCACCGCTACCTGAAATCGTACGTCCCGCGCGCCTCGTCACGGCCCGTCATGCTGGATGTCGACACCATTGGCTCGCTGCTGCTGGACGCAGCGGCGGCGCAACGGGGATATATCAGTTAGTGAATTTCTGCGCCGGGGCCGCGGGGTGGCCCGGGATGCCCGCCAAGCAGCGACTGCGCCTTGCTGGTCACCCAGCTGAGCAGGTTCTTCGTCTCCGAGAACCTCCCCGCATTCGATCGGGCGCCCAGCACAACCACCGCGACGGTCTGGTCGAGGTCGGGTAGCCGCAACAGCGTCACGAGACAGTAGCCGGCCTGTGATATGAAGCCCGTCTTGCCTCCGCGTACATCCACATTTGCGGTTCTCAACAGCTGGTTCGTGCTGTGAATGGTGACGGCTCTCCGGCTCGTCCTGAACGAGTACGCTTCGGTCCGCATGATGGTCGAAATCAGGGCGTCGTCGGCCGCGTACGCAATCAGCCTCGCCATGTCGTATGCGGACGAGACGTTCTGGGCAAGCAGACCGGACGGGTCCGCGTAGCTGGTGCTGGTCAGCCCGAGTTCGGCCGCCTTCTGATTCATCCGAACCACGAATCCGGCGGCGCCGTACGGCGACACGCGCGCAATCGCCCTGGCCGCGGCATTGTCGGATGAGATCAACATCAGATGGAGGAGATTGTCGAGCGAGACCTGCTCCAGCGCCCGCAAGTGCGTCACCGACGCACCCCGGATATCGGCGGCGGTAATGATCACCTGTGTGGCCAGATTGGGCGCTTCATCCAGAAAACAGAGCGCCGTCATTACCTTGGTGATGCTCGCGATCGACCGCTGGTCAAACGCCTTTTCTTCCCACAGCACCTTGTTGGTCGCGGGGTTATAGATGATCGCGGCCTCGGCACGCACATCCGGAACGACGTCACCCTGAGCGTCGATCTTCACCCTGGGCTGGGCCGGCTGCGCCTCGCGGGCTCGCGCGGCGGCTTCGGCCTGTGCCAGCCTGGCCTTCCTCGCCCGTGACGCTGCAGCAGAGTACTTCGTCGACGTCTGCCGTTTCGCGGTGCTCTGGCCCCGCCCGCTCGCCTCCGCCAGGTCGACCGCCGCGACCGCCACCAGGCACACCAGTCCAGCCGTGACGATGCGCCTCAACTGCCGCTTTGGATGGACCATGGATTCAGATCTCAGGTTTCGAACAGACTTAAATGCGGATTCTAGCAAATCGACGCGCCGACATATACGAAAAACTGTAGGCCCGTCGAAAATGTCCACATCCTCCTCTCTGAGCCCGCCGTGAAACGGCCCTCAGTCATCGTCGTGCGGATCCGGCCCAATCGACTCCGGAAGGCGGAATGGGTCGTCCTTCCGGATGGCCTCACCGTGTTCAACCACGCGGTTCCACGTCTCGACGTTGAAGCCGACAACCGCTTCGTAGCCCGCAACAAGGGTCGGAACCTCGGCTCGACCGGTCAGGGTCAACATGAGCCGCAGCGCTTCTGGATCATCCGTGATGTCGTACTCGACGTAGACAGGAGCGCAGCGATCGAGAAACTCCTTGGCGTCGCGGCAGTGCGGACAGTCGCGCATCGTGAACAACTTGTTCTTCATCGGCGTCCACCCATATACGGCTTATCGGCTCCACACGCCCCCAACTGGAATCGATCGCTCAAAATTATTACATCGGCGACCCGTCATTCGGGTCAGTATTCCTTGCCGACAGATCCAAAATGCAGAATTGTCACTCCAATCATTCAGATATATTCCGGAACCGGCGACCGCACGCGTCGATCAATCGATTCCGCATAGGCTCAAGATCCTCAAAAGAAGACCGATAATCCGGACAGATCATCGGGTGAGCATGCAAGTGCGCCGTGCATTCTGGCCGGCACGTCATTTGCATTGGTGCCCGGTAAGGAGAGTGTCATGAGCCTTGTTCGGCTCCTCGGATTCGCGACGTTGCCGTGCGGTTGCGTGGTCGGCCGGTATCGTGAACTGGCGACCAACCGCGAAGTCGCCTATGTAGAGGAGAAGGGACAGTCCTGCGACGCGCACGGGCACCGCCGGAATCACACGATTCAGGCCGGCCGGGCGACCGTGGCGGTGTTCCCTCAGCAGATGGCGGCCGCGAAAGCGTCCTGATCACCCAGTCTTCCCTACCACCCAGGCCTGTGCTCTCGCGCGGGCCCGGCGGGCGTTCGTCTTTCCCATCCAGCCGCCACGGTCATCACCCACCTGCCACATTCTGTCAACCGATGTCAGTCTGTTGTCGGTTTGTGTCACTCCGGCTGCCGCGGCGCCGTTGAGCCCCAAAGACAAACGGGGGACGGCGCAAGTGCCATCCCCCGTTTCCGAGAACGAGCTGAGGTCGAGAAATCCGGTTAGAACCGGATTCTGACGCCGGCCTGAAGCTGCCACCGCGAGCGAAGGTTATCGAAAATGTACCTCTGCGTGGTCGGCGACAACATATATCCGATGTCGTACCCGATCAACGGGTTCGTTGCCGTGATGGTGGTGGTTGTGGACGGCAGCCCGGTACTCGGGTTGGTCGCCAGCTTCGTGAGCGACGTGTTCTGCCCGTACCCCACGTACCTGACGATCCCGTTCTTCGTGTTGATGAGGTTCAGCACATTGAGCACGTCCAGCGTGAGCTCCGCCCTCACCTTCTTGAATGGCGGCAACTGCAGATTGAGCCGAGCGTCCAGCGTGTCGATCCAGGGTCCGCGGCAGGCGTTGCGCGGCATGATCTGGCCCAGGTAGCCGCTCAAGCAGGAATCCGCATTGATCCAGTCAAGAAAGTTCTGGTAGGTCCCGCCCGTGAAGGTCATCTCGGTGGCCGACTTCGGGAAGTACGCCAGGTCGTTGCTGTAGGTATCACCATTGATGTCGCCATAGACCGTCAACGCGTACGGCCGGCCGCTCTGGCCCGAGTAGAACATCGAGACAGTCGCCTTGGATTCCTTCCAGACCCGCACCTCGTACGCCATGGTGAGACTGATCCGGTGGCCTGGATCGAAGTTGGAAATCGCCAGCGGAACGTCGTTGGGCGAACCCGTGGTGTAGACGTTGCCCCAGTTGGAGATGGCCTGGTCGGAGGTGCCATCCATGATCGACTTGGCCACGCCATACGAGTAGGAACCCGCCATGAAGAACCCCTTGCTGACGGGCTTGCGCACCTCGAAGCTGACGTTCCAGGTATAGCCCTTGTTGGTGTTCTGGAGCAGCGGCGCGTTGCTCAACGTCGTGACAACCGGGCTCATGAAGGGCCGGCCCATGAACGAGTTCGCGGCTGGATTGACCGCGAGATTCAGGTTCTCGTACTTGATGTCCCTGAGCGTCTTGGACCACAGAAATTCTGCGGTGCCCACAAAGCCGAACGGGAGCTTCCGGTCCCATGCCAGGTTGCCGCGAAGAATCGACGGGAACTTGAAGTTCGGATCGATCAGGTCGATCTCGTTGGTGTACGAGCCGGCCGTCGCGCCGGTAACCGTCGTCGGTTGGCCCACCGGGTTGGCGACGAATGGGATCTTGTTGTTGCTGTTGCTGCTCGCGCCGATCCGGGCAAAGTCGACGCCGGTGCTGCCGTACTGGTTCGAAATCCACACGTAGGCCGGCCGGCCGGTGAACATCCCGATCCCGCCGCGAATCTGTTCGTCGCCGTTGGCTCTCGTATTCCAGTTGAAGCCGACGCGCGGCGACCACTGCACGTCGTTGGGCACGACGTCGGTCGCGTACCCGAACGCGGACACCGACACCGGATTGGCGGTCGGCGTCTTCGGGAAGCGCGGGGCATCCACCCTGGCGCCGAAGGTGAGAGTAAAGTTGTTGCGCACCCGCCACTGGTCACCAGCGTAAAGTCCCCACTGGTTGACGTTGAACTGCGCGGGCTGGTTCGGATCGGAGGTCAGCGAGAAGCTGCGGTCGTACGCCTGGGCGAGTCCGGCTTCGAAGTTCGCGAGACTCGTGAAACTGTACACCCCGACGTTGTCCCGGATGAACAGATTGCTCAGCTTCAGGAACTCGTTGTGCGACCCCACGGTCAGGGTGTGGCTGCCCTTGATCAGGGTGTAGGCCTCGTTGACCTCGATCATGTCCTGGTTGATCGCGTTGCGCGACGAGTATCGCTCGGTCCCTGCGACAGCCGATCTGCCGGACGCCAGCGTGACTGTCACCATCGGGAACAACGGCTGACCGGTCAACGGGTTCTCGCGGTGATCCCGCACGCGCGTGTAGGTGACGCGCAGTTCGTTGACGCCCTTGCCCCAGGTCGAGTTCAACTGTGCCACCGCCGAATTGGTGTTGCTGATGTAGCGATAGAAGTTGTCGGGGAAACGATAGGAGGATGTCGACGGATTGCCGGCGATGTCGTTGAGCGACAGGATCGTGTTGTTCCGAATCGTCAACCGGTCGTTCCTCGTCACATTGACGTCGACTCGGCCGAAGTACTTGTCGCTGTTGGTCGCCCGGGTGAACTCGCTCTTCGGGTCCGGCCCAGGCGTGTAGCCGTACAGATTCTTGAGGTCGCTGAGGAACTGGTCAACGAGCGCCTCGTTGCCGAAGTTCTGGCCCGAGCCCGAGACCGAATACCCGGTCGGACGGTACTTGCGGCCGAAATCGACCGTGCCGAAAAAGAACGCTTTGTTCGTGATGACCGGGCCGCCGAGGCTGGCGCCACCCTGCTTGTCACTGAACTTCGAGATGGCGGCCACGCTGGTGGGTGTCGCCAGATTGACGGCGTTCAACTTGCCCACCCATCTCTGGTCCCGGCCGTAGAAGAATCCCGACCCGTGGAACTGGTTGCTGCCGCTCTTGGTCACCGCGTTGATGCCGCCGCCAGCGAATCCGCCCTGCCGCACGTCGTACGGCGAGACGACGAGCTGGAGCTCGGCGATGGCGTCAAGACTGACCGGCTGCGTCTCGGCCGTGCCGCCGGGCGCGCCCGCCGAACTGGCCAGGCCGAACAGGTCGTTGTTGGCCGCCCCATCGATCTGGAGGTTGTTGTAGCGGAAGCTCGTGCCGGCCACTGACACCGCCGACGCGCCGTCGCCGGCACCCGATCCCATCGAATTGAACATCGGGCGGGTGCGTGCGATGTCGGTCAGGCTGCGTGTGATGGTCGGCAGTGACTCGATCGACTGCTGATCGATGTTGGAAGCGGTGCCGGCCCTGGACGTATCAATCAACTGGGCCGACGCGACCACATTGACCGTCTCCTGCACGGACGCCAACGCCAGCGTAATCTCCACGCTGCGCGCTTCGCCCAGGGCGACGATGACATTGGTCACTTCGTGGTTCCTGAATCCGCTCATCGACGCGGTGATCTTGTAGGGGCCGCCGACGCGAACCTGGAGGATGGCAAACCGCCCGTCCGCCTGCGTCGTCGCTTCGTAGGTCGTTCCGGTCGGCACATGAACAGCCACCACGGACGCGCCCGGCAACACCGCCTTCTGCGCATCCATCACGATGCCGACCAGGTCGCCGGTCGTCACGTTCTGGGCAAACGCGGGCTGAGCGCTACCACACAGCGCACACACCGCCACGATCGCCAGCAAGACCTTCGTCATTCGCTGCATGAGTTCTTCTCCAGAAAGAGCGTACCTGGGATAGGGTGTTTCGCGTTGGGAAAAAGCCCCGGCAGCGGTACGAATACCCGACGGCGAGGAGGGGAAACCAACGCGCTAGGGAGCAGTATACACCGAAGGAGGACGTGTCAACCCGTGCCGCGGACAAGACCCTATTTCGTGGTTTTCGGCGGCAGTTTCGGTGCTGGCAGCTTCTTGAGCGAATAGGTCTGTCGCGACCAGACGTCAAGGTCTTTCCGGGCGACCTTCACTTCGACGCGCCGCGTGCGCTTGAGCGGATCCGGGTTTGACGAGTAGTAACCCAGCATGTAGTAGTCGCTGGTCTCGGCGTCGATGCGCTTGAGCGCCTTCTCGTAATCGTTCTGGTTGACGACCGCGATCCCGCCCGTCAGCTCGGCGAGTACCCGCAGGCTGTCGATCGACTTCTGGATGTAGTTCGCCCATTCGGTCGGGTCCACTTTTTCGTCGATATCGGGCATGCCGACCAGGCCGCGCGGGTCGAACGTGTAAATGGTGGCATTGGCGCGATTGGCCGAGCGCGTCAGTTCCGACAGTTCGCGCGCCAAGTCGGCGTCCGCAAAGCGATTCGCGGCAGTGGCCATCGGGTCCGTCGTGTCGTTCGCGTCCACACCAGCCGCCTGCGCCGCCTGCTGCCGCTGCTGCTTCTCATCCGCCTTCATCTGGTTGTTTTCGAACACCGAGTCGGCTTCGCCCGTCCGCGACTTCTCGAATGGATTGAAGTCGTACCCGTTGCTCACGTAGATCAGGGCCTTGCGCCGGTTGTGGACTTGGTCGAGCTGCGCCATCAGGTCTTCGGCCGTCGAAAACGCCACGTGCGCCCGATAGCGAACCTCGCTCGGCCCTTCATTGCCTTCCGGCGCCTGGATAATGTCGGTCGGCTTCAGCGCTCCGCCCATCACCTTCCCAATCGCTTCGTCGATGCGCTTGGCATCGTAGGTAAGGTCGACGGCGATAGACGAGGTGCCGGTCGACACGATGCCGAACATGTCGCCTTCATGAATGAGCGTGTTCTTGATCTTCTTGAGCAGGTCGCGCACCCGATGCGTGTTCTTGAAGTCCAGGTGCAGGTCGTCGATAAACAGGATGAAGACACGGCCCGAGGCGTCGTTGGTCGGACGCGCCGGCGGGAGGATGATACCTTCGGGCGGCGCGGCCGGCGGCGGCAGCGCGAGGTTGGTGGCTCGCCCCCCGTGCACCAGGACCAGAGACGACACGCTCTGCGGCACGCCGTCCTCGAACACCTCGAACTGCTCTTTGGACAAATCAGCGACAAACTGCCCCCGCCCGTCCCGGACGATGACGTCGGTGGTGACCAGGTCCACCGACGTCCTGTAGACAGGCTTCTGCACGCTCTCGGCCGCCGGCTTGGCTGGCGGCTGGCTCTGCTGGCCCGACGCCGGCGGAGACTGCGCGAACAGGACGGCGCTCGCCAGGAGCAGGCCTGCGCCGGCCGCACAACGGAACCATACGGACTTCATGGCCAATCCTTCAACAGTCGGGATATCTTCCGTCTCTATTCTACCGTAGACGCGCCCAGTCCCGGCAGGGTACATGCGCCCGGCGACGCGACAGACCTTCAGACGTCGGTCCCGCGGAAACGGCCGCTATCTGCCCTTCCGAGGGGACCTGCTGGCGGAACTGCTGTGGCGCGTGCCGGCGGATGAGGCGGGTTCCTTCGCCTTGGGCCGGACCCTCGGCGCGGCCGGCGGTCGGCGTATCGTCTTCGCCGGTCTACTCTTCGCCGGTTTCCGGCTCGCGCCATTCCTGCCGGGAGCCGCAGCCGCGGCAGCCGCCCTGGCGGCAGACAGTTTGGCTTCGATCGGCGACTTGAGCACCTGGGTAAATCGAGTCTGGTCCCCGATCATGTGGTAGGTCCAGATTTCGGTGACGCCGATGTTGTTGTCGAGGCACAGGCGCTTGGCGACCTCCACCGACCCGGCTGGCACGTAGAGCGCGAACTCCGCGGGCAACCGGCCGAAAATGGCCCATTGGGCCATCGCTTCGAGGGCGTTCACCGACTCGCCCGTCTC
Proteins encoded in this region:
- a CDS encoding formate dehydrogenase accessory protein FdhE gives rise to the protein MEPPVRQRLERPDTPEVAALRRLKAAQPQLASAVDMQIELVALYRRAQIRVTTRVFDLDAEALARTLAAGIPIVRFSDVPFDWPELRGLVRQMSDLLRRFDLIEPSEHDALQARVRAGHPTPDEVADWYNLRATQGNVDSDNSGASSTQAQVLSLASRPFLGRAVEMIQRRVDLSAWARAYCPFCGGDPELGVIGAADQRRLVCGRCAGQWPFEDGVCPYCDSRDRGRITSFEFACWPDAARDGVYRLTGCDVCHRYLKSYVPRASSRPVMLDVDTIGSLLLDAAAAQRGYIS
- a CDS encoding serine hydrolase; translated protein: MVHPKRQLRRIVTAGLVCLVAVAAVDLAEASGRGQSTAKRQTSTKYSAAASRARKARLAQAEAAARAREAQPAQPRVKIDAQGDVVPDVRAEAAIIYNPATNKVLWEEKAFDQRSIASITKVMTALCFLDEAPNLATQVIITAADIRGASVTHLRALEQVSLDNLLHLMLISSDNAAARAIARVSPYGAAGFVVRMNQKAAELGLTSTSYADPSGLLAQNVSSAYDMARLIAYAADDALISTIMRTEAYSFRTSRRAVTIHSTNQLLRTANVDVRGGKTGFISQAGYCLVTLLRLPDLDQTVAVVVLGARSNAGRFSETKNLLSWVTSKAQSLLGGHPGPPRGPGAEIH
- a CDS encoding glutaredoxin family protein — translated: MKNKLFTMRDCPHCRDAKEFLDRCAPVYVEYDITDDPEALRLMLTLTGRAEVPTLVAGYEAVVGFNVETWNRVVEHGEAIRKDDPFRLPESIGPDPHDDD
- a CDS encoding TonB-dependent receptor, whose amino-acid sequence is MQRMTKVLLAIVAVCALCGSAQPAFAQNVTTGDLVGIVMDAQKAVLPGASVVAVHVPTGTTYEATTQADGRFAILQVRVGGPYKITASMSGFRNHEVTNVIVALGEARSVEITLALASVQETVNVVASAQLIDTSRAGTASNIDQQSIESLPTITRSLTDIARTRPMFNSMGSGAGDGASAVSVAGTSFRYNNLQIDGAANNDLFGLASSAGAPGGTAETQPVSLDAIAELQLVVSPYDVRQGGFAGGGINAVTKSGSNQFHGSGFFYGRDQRWVGKLNAVNLATPTSVAAISKFSDKQGGASLGGPVITNKAFFFGTVDFGRKYRPTGYSVSGSGQNFGNEALVDQFLSDLKNLYGYTPGPDPKSEFTRATNSDKYFGRVDVNVTRNDRLTIRNNTILSLNDIAGNPSTSSYRFPDNFYRYISNTNSAVAQLNSTWGKGVNELRVTYTRVRDHRENPLTGQPLFPMVTVTLASGRSAVAGTERYSSRNAINQDMIEVNEAYTLIKGSHTLTVGSHNEFLKLSNLFIRDNVGVYSFTSLANFEAGLAQAYDRSFSLTSDPNQPAQFNVNQWGLYAGDQWRVRNNFTLTFGARVDAPRFPKTPTANPVSVSAFGYATDVVPNDVQWSPRVGFNWNTRANGDEQIRGGIGMFTGRPAYVWISNQYGSTGVDFARIGASSNSNNKIPFVANPVGQPTTVTGATAGSYTNEIDLIDPNFKFPSILRGNLAWDRKLPFGFVGTAEFLWSKTLRDIKYENLNLAVNPAANSFMGRPFMSPVVTTLSNAPLLQNTNKGYTWNVSFEVRKPVSKGFFMAGSYSYGVAKSIMDGTSDQAISNWGNVYTTGSPNDVPLAISNFDPGHRISLTMAYEVRVWKESKATVSMFYSGQSGRPYALTVYGDINGDTYSNDLAYFPKSATEMTFTGGTYQNFLDWINADSCLSGYLGQIMPRNACRGPWIDTLDARLNLQLPPFKKVRAELTLDVLNVLNLINTKNGIVRYVGYGQNTSLTKLATNPSTGLPSTTTTITATNPLIGYDIGYMLSPTTQRYIFDNLRSRWQLQAGVRIRF
- a CDS encoding VWA domain-containing protein, with product MKSVWFRCAAGAGLLLASAVLFAQSPPASGQQSQPPAKPAAESVQKPVYRTSVDLVTTDVIVRDGRGQFVADLSKEQFEVFEDGVPQSVSSLVLVHGGRATNLALPPPAAPPEGIILPPARPTNDASGRVFILFIDDLHLDFKNTHRVRDLLKKIKNTLIHEGDMFGIVSTGTSSIAVDLTYDAKRIDEAIGKVMGGALKPTDIIQAPEGNEGPSEVRYRAHVAFSTAEDLMAQLDQVHNRRKALIYVSNGYDFNPFEKSRTGEADSVFENNQMKADEKQQRQQAAQAAGVDANDTTDPMATAANRFADADLARELSELTRSANRANATIYTFDPRGLVGMPDIDEKVDPTEWANYIQKSIDSLRVLAELTGGIAVVNQNDYEKALKRIDAETSDYYMLGYYSSNPDPLKRTRRVEVKVARKDLDVWSRQTYSLKKLPAPKLPPKTTK